In the Corynebacterium suedekumii genome, one interval contains:
- a CDS encoding DUF3618 domain-containing protein, giving the protein MARDIDDIQRDIERTRRQLASTLDELATRGKPQNLVNDAKREANVKLQDPQVQKVLAGVAVAVVGVVALVVARNRKRSNDIKELRRLLAGRV; this is encoded by the coding sequence GTGGCACGAGACATTGATGACATCCAGCGGGACATCGAGCGCACCCGTCGCCAGCTCGCCAGCACCCTGGATGAGCTCGCCACCCGCGGCAAGCCGCAGAACCTGGTCAACGACGCCAAGCGCGAGGCCAACGTGAAGCTGCAGGATCCCCAGGTGCAGAAGGTTCTCGCCGGTGTTGCCGTCGCCGTCGTCGGCGTTGTCGCCCTGGTGGTTGCCCGCAACCGCAAGCGCAGCAACGACATCAAGGAGCTGCGGCGTCTCCTCGCCGGCCGCGTCTAG
- the bcp gene encoding thioredoxin-dependent thiol peroxidase, which yields MTDSSRLAVGDTAPAFSLPDDSGTTVSLGDFAGQRVLVYFYPKANTPGCTTQACDFRDSLAQLNDQDIQVIGISPDKPEKLAKFRADHELTFTLLSDEDKSVMKEWGAFGEKKNYGKVVQGVIRSTFLVEPDGTIGLAQYNVRAAGHVGRILRDLA from the coding sequence ATGACAGATTCCTCACGTCTTGCCGTCGGCGACACCGCCCCCGCCTTTTCCCTCCCCGACGATTCCGGGACCACGGTGTCGCTGGGAGATTTCGCCGGCCAGCGGGTCCTCGTCTACTTCTACCCGAAGGCGAACACCCCCGGCTGCACGACGCAGGCCTGCGATTTCCGTGACTCCCTGGCTCAGCTCAACGACCAGGACATCCAGGTCATCGGCATCTCCCCCGACAAGCCGGAGAAGCTGGCGAAGTTCCGCGCGGACCATGAACTCACCTTCACCCTGCTGTCCGACGAGGACAAGTCGGTCATGAAGGAGTGGGGCGCGTTCGGCGAGAAGAAGAACTACGGCAAGGTCGTCCAGGGCGTCATCCGTTCCACCTTCCTCGTGGAGCCGGACGGCACCATCGGCCTGGCCCAGTACAACGTCCGGGCCGCCGGGCACGTTGGTCGCATCCTGCGCGACCTCGCCTAA
- a CDS encoding TetR/AcrR family transcriptional regulator translates to MAKENTTAVSADAAAADATDEGILVPRRRPAQARSRERFNRILTAARSVLVDVGFESFTFDEVARRAEVPIGTLYQFFANKYVLICELDRVDTAENVAELKKFSERVPALQWPDILDEFIDHLSTLWREDPSRRAVWHAVQSTPTTRATAAATEKQMLDIIADVVAPLSPESTPEERQQLAGLLLHTVSSLLNYAVRDLGRDDRTFESIVAEIKRMLVAYLFAVATG, encoded by the coding sequence ATGGCCAAGGAGAACACCACCGCCGTCAGCGCGGACGCCGCTGCCGCCGACGCCACGGACGAGGGAATCCTCGTTCCCCGTCGTCGGCCCGCGCAGGCGCGCAGCCGGGAGCGGTTCAACCGCATCCTCACTGCGGCACGCAGCGTGCTTGTCGACGTCGGCTTCGAGTCCTTCACCTTCGACGAGGTCGCCCGCCGCGCGGAGGTGCCCATCGGCACGCTGTACCAGTTCTTCGCCAACAAATACGTCCTCATCTGCGAGCTCGACCGGGTGGACACCGCGGAGAACGTCGCCGAACTGAAGAAGTTCTCCGAACGTGTCCCCGCCCTGCAGTGGCCGGACATCCTCGACGAGTTCATCGACCACCTGTCCACCCTGTGGCGCGAGGACCCCTCCCGGCGCGCGGTGTGGCACGCGGTGCAGTCCACGCCCACCACGCGTGCGACGGCCGCGGCGACGGAGAAGCAGATGCTCGACATCATCGCCGACGTCGTCGCCCCGCTGTCCCCGGAGTCCACCCCGGAGGAGCGTCAGCAGCTCGCGGGCCTGCTGCTGCACACGGTGTCCTCGTTGCTCAACTACGCGGTGCGCGACCTCGGGCGCGATGACCGGACCTTCGAATCGATCGTCGCCGAGATCAAACGGATGCTCGTGGCTTACCTGTTCGCGGTGGCCACCGGCTGA